The proteins below come from a single Diceros bicornis minor isolate mBicDic1 chromosome 3, mDicBic1.mat.cur, whole genome shotgun sequence genomic window:
- the LOC131393412 gene encoding protein MEMO1-like isoform X1 produces the protein MSNRVVCQEASHAGSWYTASGPQLNAQLEGWLSQVQSTKRPARAIVAPHAGYTYCGSCAARAYKQVDPSITRRIFILGPSHHVPLSRCALSSVDIYRTLLYDLRIDQRIYGELWKTGMFERMSLQTDEDEHSIEMHLPYTAKAMESHKDEFTIIPVLVGALSESKEQEFGKLFSKYLADPSNLFVVSSDFCHWGQRFRYSYYDESQGEIYRSIEHLDKMGMSIIEQLDPVFFSNYLKKYHNTLCGRHPIGVLLNAITELQKNGMNMSFSFLNYAQSSQCRNWQDSSVSYAAGALTVH, from the coding sequence ATGTCCAACCGAGTGGTCTGCCAGGAAGCCAGTCACGCTGGGAGCTGGTACACAGCCTCAGGACCGCAGCTGAATGCACAGCTAGAAGGTTGGCTTTCACAAGTACAGTCTACAAAAAGACCTGCTCGAGCCATTGTTGCACCCCATGCAGGATATACCTACTGTGGGTCTTGTGCTGCTCGTGCTTACAAACAAGTGGATCCATCTATTACCCGGAGAATTTTCATCCTTGGGCCTTCTCATCATGTGCCCCTCTCTCGATGTGCACTTTCCAGTGTGGATATATATAGGACACTTTTGTATGACCTTCGTATTGACCAAAGGATTTACGGAGAACTATGGAAGACAGGAATGTTTGAACGCATGTCTCTGCAGACAGATGAAGATGAACACAGTATTGAAATGCATTTGCCTTATACAGCTAAAGCCATGGAAAGCCATAAAGATGAGTTTACCATTATTCCTGTACTGGTTGGAGCTCTGAGTGAGTCAAAAGAACAGGAATTCGGAAAACTCTTCAGTAAATATCTAGCGGATCCTAGTAATCTCTTTGTGGTTTCTTCTGATTTCTGCCATTGGGGTCAAAGGTTCCGTTACAGTTACTATGATGAATCCCAGGGGGAGATTTATAGATCCATTGAACATCTAGATAAAATGGGTATGAGTATTATAGAACAATTAGACCCTGTATTTTTTAGCAATTACTTGAAGAAGTATCATAATACTCTATGTGGAAGACATCCCATTGGGGTGTTATTAAATGCTATCACAGAGCTCCAGAAGAATGGAATGAATATGAGCTTTTCCTTTTTGAATTATGCCCAGTCAAGCCAGTGTAGAAACTGGCAAGACAGTTCAGTGAGTTATGCAGCTGGAGCACTCACAGTCCACTGA
- the LOC131393412 gene encoding protein MEMO1-like isoform X2 yields the protein MQDIPTVGLVLLVLTNKWIHLLPGEFSSLGLLIMCPSLDVHFPVWIYIGHFCMTFVLTKGFTENYGRQECLNACLCRQMKMNTVLKCICLIQLKPWKGQRFRYSYYDESQGEIYRSIEHLDKMGMSIIEQLDPVFFSNYLKKYHNTLCGRHPIGVLLNAITELQKNGMNMSFSFLNYAQSSQCRNWQDSSVSYAAGALTVH from the exons ATGCAGGATATACCTACTGTGGGTCTTGTGCTGCTCGTGCTTACAAACAAGTGGATCCATCTATTACCCGGAGAATTTTCATCCTTGGGCCTTCTCATCATGTGCCCCTCTCTCGATGTGCACTTTCCAGTGTGGATATATATAGGACACTTTTGTATGACCTTCGTATTGACCAAAGGATTTACGGAGAACTATGGAAGACAGGAATGTTTGAACGCATGTCTCTGCAGACAGATGAAGATGAACACAGTATTGAAATGCATTTGCCTTATACAGCTAAAGCCATGGAA GGGTCAAAGGTTCCGTTACAGTTACTATGATGAATCCCAGGGGGAGATTTATAGATCCATTGAACATCTAGATAAAATGGGTATGAGTATTATAGAACAATTAGACCCTGTATTTTTTAGCAATTACTTGAAGAAGTATCATAATACTCTATGTGGAAGACATCCCATTGGGGTGTTATTAAATGCTATCACAGAGCTCCAGAAGAATGGAATGAATATGAGCTTTTCCTTTTTGAATTATGCCCAGTCAAGCCAGTGTAGAAACTGGCAAGACAGTTCAGTGAGTTATGCAGCTGGAGCACTCACAGTCCACTGA